The DNA window gctgctgctattgGTTCACTTTGAACGATGCCTTGCCTGTAGTTGGATGTTGAACTGGAACTCTTCCACATTTTTACGAGCACAGTCGCCTCGAGCCTAAAGTGCCCTCTGAGTAACCGTATCCACTGATGGCCATTTTTGTGCTTaaatttttgttctttttcttagAAAATCACCTTTTTTAATTCCTAAAGCTCCGTGTCGATCATCGAAGAGCTCCGAAATGTTGAAAGTCTATTGTTATCGTTTTTGAGTACATGCCAGTAGATGGAGGAATAATCCACCCAGATTAGAGGAAACGTTGCCTGTATATATTGCTCAACGCAAACATCCCAGTCTGTGAACACGTGCAACTCACAGACAAATGAAAGTTTGCGCGTCTGGACAAATCCTACTTTTATAAAATCCTTTTTATCTATTTAAAATAAGAATCACAGTATTTTGAATATTTCCTAAAACTACTTAACAACCTGAGAAGTTATATATTTATCAAAGTATAGTTTTTAACGCAGATGTGTATTTGACTGTACATACATTAGCGATTTCTCCTGTCGTCTTTGTgtcctgttttctgtctcttgtGTAACATAAGCTTTCTGTCCTCTAGTATTCATCCAGGTATGGTATCTGGGTCTTTGCCATATAACAATAAACTTCCATTAAATATATCTGTCACGGCCAGTCTTGTGTTTAGCAATAAGCTGCCtcattttacaataaaaatgtgGTTCTCTGTTCTGGTTAAAGTAGAGAAAAGTATTTAAAacatattcatttttattacTGACCTCATTGAACAATGTAGAGGATCATCAATTAACCACAACCAATGGTGGCTAAAAATGTTCTAAAAAGctaatcacaaattaaatcaatTTGATTCAATAACGATCCAAGTTTGGAATCGGTTCCAGTGATCAACAAGACGCTTTCTGGAAGAGAttacaaagaagaaacaaaatCCTCTGTCAGCATTTTGCCATtcgcgtgtgtgttttaattgaACCCATACAACATTCTTTGAATGATTTGCAAAGAACAGATGGACGATTATTGATTTCAGTGAACTCATCGAGGTTTAGCGACATTTTTGGAGGAGGGAAATCTGGGCGCCGAGCGAGTTGTGTTTCTGGAACTGGCTGACGTCTGGGAGGAGGACTTCCTGGATAAAGAAAGTAgcacaaatgaagaaaatgggCAGCTTAAAGGCTCTTATCAGCCTAATGTTCAGGGAGGACCCAGAGGAAACAGCATTAAACCTCCCtgagacaagaaaaacaagcgTAAAGTGACCTGTGTGCCTCCATCTCAGCCAGAACTTCTCTGTGTTGGGTCTGCAGCTGCTTGAGTTCCTCCCTACAGTCTTCCAATTCATGCTCCAGTCGCTGATATTTACCTTTGAGCTGCTCCATGGTCTGATGGAGAGAAAGGAAGGCAGAAAAAGGCAGGGAAAACACAATCGTAAATATCGCCTTTGGTCCACGGGTGAAATCGGGAGAATTGGCTTTAATATGGAGGCAGGTTCCTGACATAGAAGCTCGATTTGGATACAAGAAGTGAGCAGAAATAGTCACCTTCTTCTGGACGCAGCTCTGTCGAGACACTTCCTTAAACATCTGCTCAAGGTTGCCCACATCCACACTCAGCTGGCTCCTGCGTTCCCGTAGGGCAGAGTTTTCCTCTGTGAGGACCAGAGCGTGCTTGGACAGCTGGCTGAACTGCGCTTTGACCTCCATTGTCTCCTTCATGACCAACCTGACCGCTTCCGGGACTCTTAGGTTCACCAAGTGCTCAACCTCTGTCCGCATGGACGCCGCCCGGCTCTCCGTCTCCTTCTCAAGCCTGCAGACGTGAAAGCAGAGTTGATATTTACACCCCAACGTCGCAATCCAAAGGTTTCTGGATGCAGTTTTAACAAGATTTCAATTCACATCTTTCACGTCACGACTGGATACAATTAAAAATCctcaataacatatttaacactgtTAATAAGTCGGCGGATCCaacctctccttctccatcaaTACGTCAATCTCCAGCCTGTGGAGGGCAGCTTGATGTTCCTCTTCCTGACTCACAAGCTGCTTCTCCGTGGTCGCCATTTTGAACCTCAGCTGGTCCTTGTCTCTCTGAAACTCCTCCAGATCAGAAAGCCTCCCGTCTACATTAAGATAAATCacagtggatggatggaaataatGCTCGGCTGAACTTAAACTGTAGATATGCAGGTAAAGACAAAGATACTACTCACCAAGAGTCTCATTTTCTGTGGTGAGTTCAGTAACCTGATGTTGAAGTTCTTGCATGAGTCGATTGTGCAGCATCTCCTGGGCGTCTCTGTCCTCTTGGGCTGCCTGTCGTTGCCTCTCCAGGCGCTCTGTCAGctcatccacctcctcctctttttccagcAGGGCAGATTTCAAATACTCAACAATGTCCTTCTTCTCATTCTCCAGCAGGCTGCACCGGGTGGTTAGGTCCTTGTTCTTCCCTTCTAGTTGTTCACATTTCAGCTGACATCTGGAGATGAGCAGATGTTATATAGATGGAATACGTGGCTCACTCTCACTGTATTGACAAGTCCTTTAATCTTAATAAACTCTGATCGTTTTCTTCATTAATGTTCACAACAGTTGTGTTAATAAAACTGAATTCTAATTGGGTTCACGTAAAAACAGACGGGACGGGAGTTTGGCGGAAGTGACGTAAAGTGACTGCAAAGAAGTGATTTTCTCCCTAAATGACGCCGTGGTTATACTTTTCTGGcacaaaaggacaaaaattCGTAACATTAATTATGTTAATAATTCGGTTATGTCTGTCTAATCGCTGGTGTCGTTGTTTACCTTTCCAGCTTCTCGTTCAAATACCGTATTTGAATCAGGTACAAAGTCTTCTCTTTGTCGTCAGAGCCGCTGTAATTTGAAGCAGAAGTTTCTCTTTTCTGAGTTTTGTTGTCCTTGTCTTGTTGAatgctctgcttttctttcttttttggcatCGTTTTAGCGAATCTGGAGTGAAAGTTTGAAAATCTAGCTTAATGTGAGCGGGGGAAACGCGAAACGCGGCTGTTGCTAGGCGATGCTGCCTTTACGGTCCTCTCAATAAAGTTTGCCCGTCTCTCTTCCTTGGTTTTTCCCGATCTTCGGTTTATTAAGTTCTGAGAAATATAATTTTAGGTTTATTTGGCCACTTAGAATTGATTGTGGCAATACAATAATTCACAATGACAACCGTACCAATAGTTTAAATTAGTGTTTGAGTCTGCTCCCAAATAAAGTATATAAAAACAGACAAGCGATGAAAGCCTCAAATAATTGATAATATAGGCTATATCGATATCGATGTTTCAGTTATTAGGTGGCCTAATAtcaaaagtaaataaatgaataggggGATGCTCAAATGTAGTGTGAAAATGTATGTTTGTTTATCTTTCATGCCTTTTCCCCTGACCATGCTACTGTAATTTTTGCAGCCTGGCTGTATTCATACTGATTAGAGCCTTTATTAAAGCAGAAATTCATTGCTGAATTAACCTGAATGATTATCATCATATAACAATGTTGTATCCTTTATGTATTTACGGCAGCAGTGAAGTGTAGAAATTAATTAGTCTAAAGAGGGGTCAGCCACTGTGTAAATGcctcatttttaattaataacTTTTAATTCCATGACATTCATGGTTTAATCAGGTCACCTGTGCTTAACACACCTCACTCCCCACCTATCAATCCGCTTGGATGAGCGAGTGTGTCAGTGTTTCGAGTTACTGAAGGTTAAATCGGTTTCAGCTCTGCAAGTTTGAGCAGCAGTTAAGGAGCAAAGACCAAACTTATTTAAGACGCAAGTGCCTTTAGAGATGATACAGGCTCTTTATTTTACTAAACTAAATACAATTGAGCAGTGTCCATGTAGGGAGCCATAGAAATTTAATtggaacattattattattattattactaccgtattattattattaatgttgcTATATTGTGCATCCATCAGTGTGCTTTGCTGTTTAAGTTCAATGCaaggtgttgttgtttttctacgCTCTAAATAATGTGAGAGCTACAAGAGTAGATTGAATCTGTGTTTTGGATTGATAATTCCAGCATGAAACAAAGAGAGTGCAGCAGATAGATGCCAGTTCTGTGCCAGTTTCCTCCCCCGCTTGCAGCCTCTCCTTCTTCCCACAGAAGCGGCAGCAGGGCGGGGTAGGTGGGTGAccttctgcagcctcctctcttAACCTCACCGGCTACACACTCACTCTCAGCACCATAAATCAGATCCTCTCCCGTCCAGCAGCGATGACCAAGGAGAAGCAGAGCAAAGCGTCTGCCGGAACCGTGACCCCGTCCAAAGGCCCGAAACCCCCCAGGATGCCCAAGTGCTCCCGCTGCAGGAACCACGGTTTCGTATCTCCTCTGAAGGGACACAAGCGCTTCTGCAACTGGAGGGACTGTCAGTGTCTCAAATGTAAACTCATagtggagagacagagagtcatGGCGGCTCAGGTAACCTCAGCATTTCACCTGTTGGCTGATTGCTTCAAATTTTGGAGAAAGTGTTTCTGCGACGTGGCGCGAGAAAGCCATCCTCAGAATcttaaaacaaatatattttactGAGCTCGTGAGTGCTGTGGGTAAGGTCGTCTGCAGCGACTGAtgctttttcatttgttttatgtcCGTTTGCATTGAAATTTTGTACCCAGAACCTTAATTTCTGGCTATAGTCCGAGACAACACCAATGTTACTACACAACAGCTGTATTACCTCCAAATAATTGTATTTTCCAATTTGGAAATTCAATTTAGATGCATTTCacctttcttttttcaaattaaaaattgtataatgggaatatataaaaaaaactgatttaacgttcattcatttattgaatTGGATTTGCTGACATCATCAAACTGattgtgaataaaaaaaaccacgTTATTAAGTTCCATCGAATATTCATTGATTGTTAAACTCAAAATAAACATAattggaataataataaaaagtggCGTGTGTCATAGCTGTagattattattaaaaaataaagcaagaaTGTATTTGCTGTCTCGTCGTGCTGATTGATAAACCCTAATATGTTTTCTGTCGTCCAGGTTGCCCTGAGGAGGCAGCAGGCtcaagaggaggagctgggcatTTGTAGTCCGGTTCCTCTCTCCGGGGCCGGGATGATGGTGAAGAATGAAGCCGGAGCCGAGTGCTTTTTCTCTGCGGAAGGACGAAACCAGGCGGCTACCAGTACAtcgtcttcttctgtggtcccAGGTGAGACACGATCCTCAAGGACTGACCTTCTGTCCTGTCTCCCCCCACTGTCTCGCCATCTGGAGCCCAATAAACCAATCAGTTACTTCCAAACTTTACTGAAATTAATTTAGTTAAAGCATCCAGCAGCACCAAGTAAACCATATTGTAAAAACCAGGTCAGAACACAAGCATATTAATTTCTCTCTTGTGTTCCTCTATGAAGGAATCAGGACTCTAGTCAGGTTGAATGTTAAAATATGTGTGCaaatattaaacacaaacacattaagcTAAAATGAAATGCAATTTAAAAGCAGATTAATTTAGGGACGTATCCTGAGAGCAGTGAGGTGAAAACTAACTAAGCGTGGAATGAAAATTAGTATTTTGGTTGGAATTCTATTAGCAAAAGACAGTTTAATGGGAAAGCCGGGGG is part of the Takifugu rubripes chromosome 21, fTakRub1.2, whole genome shotgun sequence genome and encodes:
- the cfap157 gene encoding cilia- and flagella-associated protein 157, with amino-acid sequence MPKKKEKQSIQQDKDNKTQKRETSASNYSGSDDKEKTLYLIQIRYLNEKLERCQLKCEQLEGKNKDLTTRCSLLENEKKDIVEYLKSALLEKEEEVDELTERLERQRQAAQEDRDAQEMLHNRLMQELQHQVTELTTENETLDGRLSDLEEFQRDKDQLRFKMATTEKQLVSQEEEHQAALHRLEIDVLMEKERLEKETESRAASMRTEVEHLVNLRVPEAVRLVMKETMEVKAQFSQLSKHALVLTEENSALRERRSQLSVDVGNLEQMFKEVSRQSCVQKKTMEQLKGKYQRLEHELEDCREELKQLQTQHREVLAEMEAHRKSSSQTSASSRNTTRSAPRFPSSKNVAKPR